From the Papaver somniferum cultivar HN1 chromosome 2, ASM357369v1, whole genome shotgun sequence genome, the window GAAAAGCACTAGTGGCAGTACCACTAAATCATCATCTATAAGAGGATACTCTAGTGATTACTCGATTCATGATTCCGCATCATCTGAAAATGGCTTGAAATTTTTTCAACACCATGCTCCTTCAACTATGGATTTTCAACTTGGTGGACTTTCTCTATCTAGACTTCATCATTCTTCATCAACACCTGGGGTTTATAATCAGTTTGCCGCCGCTGCTGCTGCTACTCCATATGGAGGAGATATGGGGTACCATACTTTCCCTGgttcttcttctaattcttcttcaGTACTTACCAACGGTGGAGGTGTTCAGATAAGTCAAGCAGAAATGGCTAGCTCATTAAACATTCATAGTAATCTTGCTTCTTCTATTGAATCCTTGAGTTTTATAAACCAAGATTTACACTGGAAATTACAACAACAAAGACTAGGGATGCTGTTTGGTACTACTACTACTAGTGATCAACAGATGAAGGAGACTAATGATATACACGAATCCCGTCTTCATCAGAAACAAAAACCATTGCAACCCATTATGTTTCAGAATCTAGAAATGACAAAAGCAGATGATCATGATCAGGTAATACTTGCCATTAGTAAGAGCAGTACTGCAGGTAGTATCGTTGTTGGTGGAAATGGAAaccataacaataataataataatatcaataCTTCTTCTGAATGGTTCTTTGCTGAGAATACTAATTACCCCCCAACTGCCAACAACAACAGTAGAAGTAGCCAAGAGAATGGAGTCCAAACCTGGGTTGGGTTgaatcatcagcagcagcaacatcatgTTCAATTTACTACTACTGATGAATGAAGACAGGATCAGAGAGAATCAGAAAAAGGTCAGACAAAAAAGAAAGGGTAAACTTCAGTCATCTTTAGggtttgttgttttcatttcatTACTACTTATTTGGACAATGTTTAATATTTCACTACTTtatgtgttttgtttttttgaggGTTTCACTTCCAATTGATTAAGTAGTGATGTTGTTTTTCAGCCcttttggtgttttttttatgTTCCAACAAATTAAAAGATGGAGAGTAAGGACTTCATTTTTGTTGATTATTATTTATGGGTAGGcatattatttttatatatatatatataaaacaagaagaagaaaagtaagtTTAGTTGATGATATCTATCTATATAGATTCTATGGTTCTATCTAGTTAAGGTTTGCCTAAAAGTGGAAAAAGTAGAAGAAGCATTGTCAAGATCGATTGTTAATCATCATCTAATACTTTATATTGTTTGATTTTacttatgattttagttttaatttatgTGTTGAATAATGTTTTTATTGGGATCTGTTATGAGTAGAATCAATGTGCATAATGAATGAACatatctttgattttgttttatgttCAGTCAGTCTGTCTAGAGATAGAGGGGAAGTCTGTCTGGCTGGCCTGGATTATATATAATTTCTCTGTGTTAAGGACTTCTGATACGTATCAGGCTCTTTGtcactgcaacaacaacaacaaaacgatATAAATACAAAACTAGCATAGCTGCTTGTTATTATTTATAAATAGCTACATAGAATGTCCTTCTCCATGCCAAGACCTtacttctctctctctctagttATTTCTCTCTAGAGTTTCATGATAAATAGTTGTTGCTTTTGGCTAGCAGAAtctatctatctatatatatatatttgatcaTGCATGTATGATTTGATAGTGTGTTGGTTTGATTGAAAAGTGATGAGTTAAATGAAACACACTGCTGCCAACATTTTGAATGAATGAGAGTGCTGTGAAAAGGGAGAAAGAATCTATGGGT encodes:
- the LOC113354238 gene encoding dof zinc finger protein DOF5.7-like isoform X2; the encoded protein is MMPSQAKPMSTDEQNQSSSGGGNSRKATTSSMATLKPPEHALKCPRCDSSNTKFCYYNNYSLTQPRHFCKTCRRYWTRGGALRNVPIGGGCRKNKKSTSGSTTKSSSIRGYSSDYSIHDSASSENGLKFFQHHAPSTMDFQLGGLSLSRLHHSSSTPGVYNQFAAAAAATPYGGDMGYHTFPGSSSNSSSVLTNGGGVQISQAEMASSLNIHSNLASSIESLSFINQDLHWKLQQQRLGMLFGTTTTSDQQMKETNDIHESRLHQKQKPLQPIMFQNLEMTKADDHDQ
- the LOC113354238 gene encoding dof zinc finger protein DOF5.7-like isoform X1 encodes the protein MMPSQAKPMSTDEQNQSSSGGGNSRKATTSSMATLKPPEHALKCPRCDSSNTKFCYYNNYSLTQPRHFCKTCRRYWTRGGALRNVPIGGGCRKNKKSTSGSTTKSSSIRGYSSDYSIHDSASSENGLKFFQHHAPSTMDFQLGGLSLSRLHHSSSTPGVYNQFAAAAAATPYGGDMGYHTFPGSSSNSSSVLTNGGGVQISQAEMASSLNIHSNLASSIESLSFINQDLHWKLQQQRLGMLFGTTTTSDQQMKETNDIHESRLHQKQKPLQPIMFQNLEMTKADDHDQVILAISKSSTAGSIVVGGNGNHNNNNNNINTSSEWFFAENTNYPPTANNNSRSSQENGVQTWVGLNHQQQQHHVQFTTTDE